The genome window TCCAGGTGGGAAGTTGGAGTGAGAGGTGGTCCGTGCCCTTCACCTTCCCGGCCAGGCTCGGGGGCTCCGGCCCGATCGCGGCCGCAACCTGCTCGACGGTGACGGGGGCGAAACTCTGGGCGTCCAGGCACAGGTTGGTGTCGAGCCGCTGACCGCGGATCTCGGTGAACCAGATCCGCTCGGTGGACTGCTCCACCCTCGGCAGCCCGCACATGGCATCGGACCCCTGGCTGGTCACGATCACCCTCTTGGGCAATTGCTGACCGAAGTCCTCCCCCACCTCGACCAGATAGCGCACCCGATCGTCGGCCTCGCGGGTGTCACTGACGGTGCCGACGAAGACCGCGTCGGCCAGGCGTACACGCTCCTTGACAGTGGTGACCTCGGCACATGAGCAGGCGTACGACACACCGGGCGTCCAGAGCACCAGCGTGCCGGCGAACAGCAGCAGGGCGAGCAGTCGGCGCATCGCTTTCCTCCTCAGAGGCCGAAGATCTCGCCCAGTGTGACGGCCACCCCGTCCTCGGCGTTCCCGGGCACCACGTGATCGGCGGTCTCCAGCACGCTCGCGTGCGCGTTCGCGACGGCGTACGACGTGCCGGCCCATCCCAGCATCGGCAGGTCGTTAGGCATGTCACCGAACGCGACCACCTCCTCCGGCGCGACACCGAGTTCGGTGGCCAGGCGAGCCAGACTCGTGGCCTTGGTGACCCCGAGCCCACTCATCTCCACCAACGCGTACGACGAGGACCAGGTCGTCGTCACCACGTCACCGACGAGCCGCTCCACCTCGGCCCAGAACTCCTCGGGCTCGCGCTCACGATGTACCGCCAGCAGTTTGGCGACGTCGTCACGGTAGATCTCCTCGAACCGGCCGCGGTGCTTGCCCGTGCGATCGTCAGGGTGACCGGGGAAGTCGACCTCGCTGGCCCAGCCTTCGCTGTGCTCGATCGCGAAAGTGACGCCCGGGATGCGCTCGCGCAGCACTCGCGCGACCCGCAGCGCGTTGTCGCGAGGCAGCGGGTGGATGTCACGGACCCGGTCGGCTTCGACGTCGTACACGATCGCGCCGTTGCTGCACACCGCAAGCCCGTGACCCCCCACGGCTGCCCACAGCGACGTCATCCACCGCAGCGGTCGCCCGGTGGTGAACACGACCGGGATGCCGCGCGCGTCGAGTGCGTCGAGCACCTGGCGTGCCCGCTCACTGAGCCGACCCTCCGGATCCAGCAACGTGCCGTCCAGGTCGGTCGCGACGAGGCGGGGCAGGACACGGTCAGGGGCACGGTCAGGGGCACGGTTCACTTCGGCGGGAACCACCGTTCGAGTTCCTGCGCCGCACCGTCCTCGTGGACGGTGCCGGTCACATCGTCGGCCGCCTCCACCACGACCTGGATGGCCTGGCCCATCGCGACACCGCGACCGGCCCACTGCAACATCTCGATGTCGTTGCGGCCGTCGCCGATGGCCAGGCAGTCCGCCGCAGTCATGCCGAGTTCGTCGCACACGTGCTGCAGACCGGACGCCTTCGACACCCCGACCGGTGCCAGGTCGAGCCAGGCGGTCCAACCGACGATGTAGTCGGTGCCGTGCAGACCCAGGCGACCCGCAAGGTCGACGAAGTCGTCCGCCGTCGCGTTCGGGTCACGGATGATGACGCGACTTACGGGGCGCCCTACCAGTTGCTTGAGGGAGGTGATGATCTGCGTGCCGGACAGTTCACCGTGCGGGAAGGGTTTGGAGACCCGATAGCCCTGCCCGCGCTCCTCGATGGCGACCAGGGCGGTGGGGTGCTCGCGCAGCACGGCCTCGACGGCGGGAGCCGGGTCGAAGATCTCCTCGTGCACCACCTCGACGGGCGGGTAACGGAACACGACGGCCCCGTTGGAGGCCACGATCCACAGCCGCCCGTCGCCTTCACGCTGGGCTCCCACCTGATCCAGATGCAGGTCCAGCAGGTCGGCGATCACGGTCATCCCGTGCGGTGACCGACCACTGGCAAGCACCACGTGGGCACCCGCGGCGACGGCACGTGCGATTGCCTCGTAGAGCCGGGGCGCGATGACTTCGTACGTCTGCCCCGCCCCCTCGACCCACGCCAGCAGGGTGCCGTCGATGTCGAGTGCGATGACTTTGGGAAATTGGTTTCGAGCCCTTCGAGACGCCGACTTCGTCGCCTCCTCAGGAACCAACGGCCGCTGCGCGGCCTCCTCAACCACCGGGATCTCAGGCCCTGAAGGATCGGACACCGACGGATCAGGCACGGTTCACCGGCTTGAGCACCTCGATGTCGCCGAAGTACGGCCGCAGCGCCTTGGGCAGCGTGACCGAGCCGTCGGCGTTCTGGTGGGTCTCCAGGATCGCGACGATCGCGCGCGTGATCGCGGTCAGGGTGCCGTTGAGCGTGGCCGCGTGGGTGTTGCCCGTCTCACCGGCGACTCGGATGTCGAGTCGACGCGACTGGAAGTCGGTGCAGTTGGACGTCGAGGTGAGCTCACGGTATTTGCCCTGCGTGGGGATCCAGGCCTCGCAGTCGAACTTGCGCTGCGCGCTCAGGCCGAGGTCTCCCGCCGCCACGTCGATGACCCGATAGGCCAACTCGAGCTTGTCGAGGAACTCCTTCTCCCAGGCGAGCAGCCGCTCGTGCTCGGCGTACGACTCCTCGATGGTGGTGTAGACGAACATCTCGACCTTGTCGAACCAGTGCACCCGGATGATGCCCTTGGTGTCCTTGCCGTGCGAGCCGGCCTCCTTGCGAAAACACGGACTGAACGACGCGTAGCGCAACGGCAGGCTGCTCGGATCGAGGATCTCGTCGCAGTGGTAGGCCGCCATCGGCACCTCCGAGGTGCCCACCAGATAGAGGTCCTCGCCTTCGATCCGGTAGACGTCGTCGGCCGCCTGGCCGAGGAAACCGGTGCCCTCCATAGCCCGCGGCTTCACCAGGGACGGCGCGATTACCTGGGTGAATCCGGCAGCGCGGGCCTGCTCCATCGCCAGATTGATCAGCGCGAACTCCAGTTGCGCCCCGACACCGGTCAGGAAGTAGAAACGGCTGCCCGACACCTTCGCACCGCGTTCGAGGTCGATCGCGCCGAGCAGCTTGCCCAACTCGATGTGGTCGCGCGGCTCGAACCCCTCGGCGGCGAAGTCGCGAGGAGTGCCGACATGCTCCAAGACGACGAAGTCGTCCTCGCCGCCAGCGGGTGCTTCGTCGGCGGCCGGGTTGGGGATCGCACGGACGGCGTCGTTCCACTCGGCCTCTGCCGCGTCCTGGGCGGCCTCGGCAGCCTTGACGTCCGCGGCCAGGGTCTTCACCTGGTCGAGCAGCGCCTGCTTCTCGTCACCTTGGGCCTGCGCGACGGCCTTGCCGATCTGCTTCTGCTCAGCCCGCAGGGTTTCGTACGCCGAGATCGCGGCCCGACGTGCCGCGTCGGCCGAGAGGGCTCGGTCCACGACGTCGGTGGGGAGCCCGCGCTTGGCCTGAGCGGCGCGGACACGGTCGTGGTCTTCTCTGAGCACCTTCGGGTCGATCATGAGGTCAAGGCTAATCGGCGCCCCGATGACGAAGCCACGCATATCCGCGCCCGCGAGGCCCGGGATCAGGGTCGTACGACCACTCGGCGGCATACTTGCCCGCGTGATCGAGCGACCGCGCACCCGGAGCCTCGGCTGGGCAGCCGTCTCCCTGATCCTCTTCGCGGTGCTGACCGTTCTCGTCTATCGCGACCGCGCGCCCCTGGGTGAGTTCGACATCCAGGGCAAACACCTGGAGGCGTGGGCCGACGACTACCCGCCGCTGGTGTCGGTGCTGCGGGTCATCGAGCACGCCTTCGGCACCATCGGGATGACGGCGCTCACTGTGATCCTCGCGATCGCGCTGCTGGCCAAAGGCCACCGCCGCGCCGCTGCGTACGCCGTGGTCGTCATGATCGTGACCTCTCTGCTCACCACGACGATCAAACTGACGCTCGGTCGCGATCGGCCGGGCTGGCAGGACAACGTGGGACTGCTGGACAGCAAGTCCTTCCCCAGCGGCCATGCGTCCTCGATCACGGCGTTCGTCGGGATCCTGCTAGTGCTCGTCGCGATGCTCGTACGCCGTCGCAGCATGCGGCGCGCGCTCAACGTGGTCCTGCTCGGCGTGTGGTTCCTGGTCTGCATGGACCGGTTGTTGCTGGGTCGCCACTTCCCCAGCGACGTGATCGGCGGCTCGCTCCTGGGTGCCGCGCTGGTGTTGATCGGGCTGGTGGTCGTCGACCCCCGACCTCGCTCCCATGCTCGTCACAGCGAGCCGCTCGCGATCACCGGCCCGCAGAAGACCAAGCAACTCGCCGTCATCCTCAATCCGGTCAAGGTCGACGACCTGTCGCAGTTCCAGCACATCGTGGAGTCGATGGCCGCCGAATCCGGGTGGAGCCACCCGACCTGGCACCAGACCACCGTCGAAGATCCTGGCACCGGAATGGCCGCCTCCGCCGCCCGGGCCGGCGCCGACCTGGTGCTGGTGTGCGGTGGCGACGGGACCGTACGCGAGGTCTGCGCCGAACTCGCCGGCACCGGCATCCCCGTCGGCATCATCCCCGCCGGCACCGGCAACCTGCTGGCGCGCAACCTCGACATCCCGCTCTATCTGCGCGCCGCGATCGACGTCGCACTCAACGGCCAGGACCGGGCGATCGATCTGGTCAACGTCTCCGGTGACGAGATCGCGCCGACCCACTTCATGGTGATGGCCGGCATGGGAATGGACGCGGCGATCATGGAGGGCGTCAACGAAGACCTCAAGAAGAAGGTCGGCTGGATCGCCTACTTCGTCTCCGGCCTGAAGTCGCTGATGATCCCCGCGGTCAAGATCGAGATCTCCGTCGATGGTGGCGAGCCCACCACGCACCGCGCGCGTACGGTCGTGGTTGGCAACGTCGGGTTCCTCCAAGCCGGGATGCCGTTGATGCCCGATGCGGTGATCGACGACGGGATGCTCGACGTGGTGATCCTGCACCCGCGCAAGTTCTTGTCATGGATCCCGGTGGCTGCCCGGATCCTGGCCAAGAACGCCCGCACGGACGAGTCGATCGATCGGATGACGGGGCGCACCGTCAGCCTGCGCGCCGCGACCGCCACGCCGCGCCAACTCGATGGCGACGCCATCGGCATCGGCACCGAGTTGGTCATGGAGTGTGTGCACGGACGACTGCTCGTACGCGTGCCCCGATGACCGCTGAGGATCAGACCCGCCGCAGCAGGAACACCCGGATCTGTCGAGCGGTCCGCTGCTCATAGAGCGCGTAGTTGGGCCACACGCTCAACAGCGTGCGCCAGGCTCCGTCGCGCCCCGACGCCTCGGTCTGCTCGACCGGCGTGACGGCGTACGTCTTGCCGTGCCAGTCGACCTTGGCGGTCTTGCCCGACGCCTCGATCGCGGCGAGGTTGCCGACCCAGGCGGGAGGCTTGGGGCCACCCCAGTTCGACCCGGCGACCAGCCAGCCGTCCTCGGTCGGCGCACACAGCAGCGGTGTCGTGCGCGGTATCCCGGACTTGCGCCCGGCCACGGTCAGATAGACCTGCGGCAGGCTGACGAAGGTCAACAGGGTCATCCGGCCGCGCGTCACTCGCCCGATCAGCAGGTCGGTCTTGACGATCAGATGCGCATAGCGATGCAGCCACGACGCAGAGCCGAGTTTGATCGCGACCCAGGTCAGCGGATTCCTCATGGGGCAGGAGAGTAGAGCAGCCTCAGGGTCGTGCGCTGAGGACTGCTTCCTCTTCCTCGGGCGAGAGTTGCTGGTGGCAGGTCCACCCGGCGATCGACTTGGCGTACGTCCGTGCCTCCGACCGCCCCGCGATCGAGGTCAGCACGACACCGTTCCCCTCGTCGTCGAGCAGCGCGAGTGACCAGGACAGGTGTCCGCCCATGTCGCCGAACGCGTCGTAGCGGACCACCGCGAGATGGCGCAGCGCGTCGGCCGTCTCCTGACGCAGCGCCGCGACCTCCTGGCGCAGCCCTTGGACGTCATGGGGCAGCTCGTCAGCGTTCGGTGTGGGTCGAGAGCGACCGAGGCGACGCAGTGCGATCACCGCGAAGACGAACGCCGTCAAGGCCACCACCAGTGCGACAGCAGCGAGGACGGTCGGCATGGCGCCGACCCTACGTGGGAGGATCCGTGCGTGACTGACGCGACCCGCCGCATCGCCTATCAGGGCGAGCCAGGTGCCAACTCGCACCTGGTCTGCAAGGAGCACTACCCGTCGTACGAGGCCGTCGCGCGCGCGTCGTTCGAGGACGTCTTCGCCGCGGTGGAGGGTGGCGACTGCGACCTGGCGATGATCCCGATCGACAACTCGCTCGCGGGCCGGGTCTCGGACATCCACCACTTCCTGCCCACCTCGTCGCTGCACATCATCGGCGAGCACTTCCTGCGGATCAGGTTCTCGCTGATGACGTTGCCAGGAGCAGACCCGGCGGGCCTTCGTACGGTCCACTCCCACGTGCACGCCCTGGGCCAGTGCCGCAAGGTGATCCGCGAACTGGGCCTGCGTCCGGTCGTCGCGGGCGACACCGCCGGTGCGGCACGTGAGATCAAGGAGGCGGGCGATCCGACCCAGGCCGCGATCTCACCGCCGATGGCCGCCGAGATCTACGGCCTCGACGTGTTGCGCCACGACGTGGAGGACGAGGACCACAACACCACGCGCTTCGTGGTCCTCTCGCGCGACTTCGTGCAGCCTCCACGTGGCAACGGTCCGGTGGTGACCAGTTTCGTCTTCAACGTCCGCAACCTGCCCGCCGCGCTCTATAAGGCCCTGGGCGGCTTCGCGACCAACGGCGTCAACATGACCAAGTTGGAGTCCTACATGGTCGGCGGCGAGTTCACCGCCACCCAGTTCCTGGCCGAGGTCGACGGGCACCCCGAGGATCCGGGCGTACGCAATGCGTTGGAGGAGCTCGCCTTCTTCACGACCGAGGTGAAGATCCTGGGGGTCTATCCGGCCGATGCCGACGCCCGCGCGTGAGCCTCAGCCCTCGGCCGGGTTCTGCATCAGGTTGAAGTACGCGCCCTGCGGGTCCTGGAGCACCGCCATCCGGCCGACCCCAGGCACGTCGAATGGTGCCTGCACCACCTGCGCGCCCAACCCCTGAGCCTGCGCGGAGGTCGCGTCGGCGTCCTCGACGTTGAAATAGACGTTCCAGTGCGGGGGCATGCCCTCGACGAACGGCGGGCAGGCACCGCCCACGCTCTCGCCGTCGACCTGCCAGGTGGTGTAACTGCCCATCCCGGGCCAGTCCTGGGTGTCCGCGTCGAGGCCCACCGTGGCCTGGTAGAACTGCGTGGCCGCCTCGATGTCGGTGGTCACCAACTCGTTCCAGATGTTGGTGCCCGGCTCATTGGCGCGCTGCGACCCGATGTGGTTGCGGGCCTGCCACAACCCGACGACCGCGCCCTGCGGGTCCGCCACCCAGGCCATCCGCCCGGCGTCGAAGACATCGAAGGGACCCGCGAGCACGACAGCGCCAGCCTGCGTCGCTCGCTCGACCGCGGCATCGACATCGTCGGCGGCCAGATAGACACCCCAGGACGGTGGCGCATCCCCCATCACCGGCCCGAGCCCGGCGACCGTGTC of Nocardioides sp. contains these proteins:
- a CDS encoding HAD family hydrolase: MVPAEVNRAPDRAPDRVLPRLVATDLDGTLLDPEGRLSERARQVLDALDARGIPVVFTTGRPLRWMTSLWAAVGGHGLAVCSNGAIVYDVEADRVRDIHPLPRDNALRVARVLRERIPGVTFAIEHSEGWASEVDFPGHPDDRTGKHRGRFEEIYRDDVAKLLAVHREREPEEFWAEVERLVGDVVTTTWSSSYALVEMSGLGVTKATSLARLATELGVAPEEVVAFGDMPNDLPMLGWAGTSYAVANAHASVLETADHVVPGNAEDGVAVTLGEIFGL
- a CDS encoding HAD family hydrolase, which codes for MSDPSGPEIPVVEEAAQRPLVPEEATKSASRRARNQFPKVIALDIDGTLLAWVEGAGQTYEVIAPRLYEAIARAVAAGAHVVLASGRSPHGMTVIADLLDLHLDQVGAQREGDGRLWIVASNGAVVFRYPPVEVVHEEIFDPAPAVEAVLREHPTALVAIEERGQGYRVSKPFPHGELSGTQIITSLKQLVGRPVSRVIIRDPNATADDFVDLAGRLGLHGTDYIVGWTAWLDLAPVGVSKASGLQHVCDELGMTAADCLAIGDGRNDIEMLQWAGRGVAMGQAIQVVVEAADDVTGTVHEDGAAQELERWFPPK
- the serS gene encoding serine--tRNA ligase, which gives rise to MIDPKVLREDHDRVRAAQAKRGLPTDVVDRALSADAARRAAISAYETLRAEQKQIGKAVAQAQGDEKQALLDQVKTLAADVKAAEAAQDAAEAEWNDAVRAIPNPAADEAPAGGEDDFVVLEHVGTPRDFAAEGFEPRDHIELGKLLGAIDLERGAKVSGSRFYFLTGVGAQLEFALINLAMEQARAAGFTQVIAPSLVKPRAMEGTGFLGQAADDVYRIEGEDLYLVGTSEVPMAAYHCDEILDPSSLPLRYASFSPCFRKEAGSHGKDTKGIIRVHWFDKVEMFVYTTIEESYAEHERLLAWEKEFLDKLELAYRVIDVAAGDLGLSAQRKFDCEAWIPTQGKYRELTSTSNCTDFQSRRLDIRVAGETGNTHAATLNGTLTAITRAIVAILETHQNADGSVTLPKALRPYFGDIEVLKPVNRA
- a CDS encoding YegS/Rv2252/BmrU family lipid kinase encodes the protein MIERPRTRSLGWAAVSLILFAVLTVLVYRDRAPLGEFDIQGKHLEAWADDYPPLVSVLRVIEHAFGTIGMTALTVILAIALLAKGHRRAAAYAVVVMIVTSLLTTTIKLTLGRDRPGWQDNVGLLDSKSFPSGHASSITAFVGILLVLVAMLVRRRSMRRALNVVLLGVWFLVCMDRLLLGRHFPSDVIGGSLLGAALVLIGLVVVDPRPRSHARHSEPLAITGPQKTKQLAVILNPVKVDDLSQFQHIVESMAAESGWSHPTWHQTTVEDPGTGMAASAARAGADLVLVCGGDGTVREVCAELAGTGIPVGIIPAGTGNLLARNLDIPLYLRAAIDVALNGQDRAIDLVNVSGDEIAPTHFMVMAGMGMDAAIMEGVNEDLKKKVGWIAYFVSGLKSLMIPAVKIEISVDGGEPTTHRARTVVVGNVGFLQAGMPLMPDAVIDDGMLDVVILHPRKFLSWIPVAARILAKNARTDESIDRMTGRTVSLRAATATPRQLDGDAIGIGTELVMECVHGRLLVRVPR
- a CDS encoding nitroreductase family deazaflavin-dependent oxidoreductase; this encodes MRNPLTWVAIKLGSASWLHRYAHLIVKTDLLIGRVTRGRMTLLTFVSLPQVYLTVAGRKSGIPRTTPLLCAPTEDGWLVAGSNWGGPKPPAWVGNLAAIEASGKTAKVDWHGKTYAVTPVEQTEASGRDGAWRTLLSVWPNYALYEQRTARQIRVFLLRRV
- a CDS encoding DUF4446 family protein, translating into MPTVLAAVALVVALTAFVFAVIALRRLGRSRPTPNADELPHDVQGLRQEVAALRQETADALRHLAVVRYDAFGDMGGHLSWSLALLDDEGNGVVLTSIAGRSEARTYAKSIAGWTCHQQLSPEEEEAVLSARP
- a CDS encoding prephenate dehydratase, whose amino-acid sequence is MTDATRRIAYQGEPGANSHLVCKEHYPSYEAVARASFEDVFAAVEGGDCDLAMIPIDNSLAGRVSDIHHFLPTSSLHIIGEHFLRIRFSLMTLPGADPAGLRTVHSHVHALGQCRKVIRELGLRPVVAGDTAGAAREIKEAGDPTQAAISPPMAAEIYGLDVLRHDVEDEDHNTTRFVVLSRDFVQPPRGNGPVVTSFVFNVRNLPAALYKALGGFATNGVNMTKLESYMVGGEFTATQFLAEVDGHPEDPGVRNALEELAFFTTEVKILGVYPADADARA
- a CDS encoding VOC family protein, coding for MAKFESYKQGVPNWIEHSSADPAASKEFYGRLFGWEYDDQPMGETPAEGVYSLAGIDGDTVAGLGPVMGDAPPSWGVYLAADDVDAAVERATQAGAVVLAGPFDVFDAGRMAWVADPQGAVVGLWQARNHIGSQRANEPGTNIWNELVTTDIEAATQFYQATVGLDADTQDWPGMGSYTTWQVDGESVGGACPPFVEGMPPHWNVYFNVEDADATSAQAQGLGAQVVQAPFDVPGVGRMAVLQDPQGAYFNLMQNPAEG